One window of Tepidanaerobacter acetatoxydans Re1 genomic DNA carries:
- a CDS encoding PadR family transcriptional regulator has protein sequence MGKVQESPLTETAFLILLAMYQPNHGYGVMQFVMEKTNGRVVFGPGTLYGAINNLSKKGWIKALPAEKNERKKDYLITDLGKLQVEAEMKRLKEVYKIGEEILRNEGAEIDEKV, from the coding sequence TTGGGAAAAGTGCAGGAATCTCCATTAACAGAAACTGCATTTCTTATTCTTCTGGCGATGTATCAGCCAAACCATGGTTATGGGGTGATGCAATTTGTGATGGAGAAGACAAATGGCAGGGTTGTTTTTGGACCGGGGACTTTATATGGAGCCATCAACAATCTATCCAAGAAAGGATGGATTAAAGCTTTACCTGCAGAAAAAAACGAAAGAAAAAAAGATTATCTTATTACTGATTTAGGGAAGTTACAAGTTGAAGCGGAAATGAAAAGATTAAAGGAAGTGTATAAAATCGGCGAGGAAATTTTAAGGAATGAAGGAGCTGAAATTGATGAGAAAGTTTAA
- a CDS encoding DUF2812 domain-containing protein: MRKFKLFMNPVEGQAHWLNEQAKNGWKLSKVGRLFYEFEPSNPGEYQYAVDYIGNKSNQERIKYEEFISEMNITYYEKPINLGHFSIGKVKYRPFADKGGKIATSRGMINRELLILEKKNDGKPFAIYSNITDKIEALKERRKPYIYFIVFTLLMGLYIYYTRKPFFSSTLWNYHNDDFKGILAFGVILGLPSVKSGIRVLQLSLAIRGLREKMKVHEV; encoded by the coding sequence ATGAGAAAGTTTAAGCTGTTTATGAATCCCGTTGAGGGCCAAGCACACTGGTTAAATGAGCAGGCTAAGAACGGCTGGAAACTGTCTAAAGTTGGAAGACTTTTCTATGAATTTGAACCAAGCAATCCCGGAGAATATCAGTATGCTGTTGATTATATCGGAAATAAATCTAACCAAGAAAGAATCAAATACGAAGAATTTATAAGTGAAATGAATATTACATATTATGAAAAGCCAATCAATCTGGGACACTTTTCCATAGGTAAGGTAAAATATCGGCCCTTTGCCGACAAAGGTGGGAAAATCGCAACATCACGAGGCATGATAAATCGAGAACTGTTAATTCTTGAAAAGAAGAATGATGGGAAACCTTTTGCTATTTATAGCAATATCACGGATAAAATCGAGGCTTTGAAAGAAAGAAGAAAACCATATATCTATTTTATAGTTTTTACTCTCTTAATGGGATTATATATTTATTATACAAGAAAGCCTTTTTTCTCATCTACATTGTGGAATTACCATAATGATGATTTTAAAGGGATTTTAGCTTTCGGCGTAATACTAGGTTTACCGAGTGTTAAGTCGGGAATACGGGTTTTACAGCTTAGCTTGGCTATTCGTGGGTTAAGAGAAAAAATGAAAGTTCATGAGGTATGA
- a CDS encoding sigma-70 family RNA polymerase sigma factor — protein MKITEENFIEQLKKGNEKALEYVIDNYAWILKTVIKKHLYHLPNYYEECMNDCLLGIWENIRYYDPKKSSFKNWVGGIAKYKSLNYVRKYLRDLENENMENVTIPAEDNTLKKVLSNEISEETEKMLKSLSKEDREIFVKLYFEDKSIDEISNDIKLSKSVIYNKLSRGKKRIREAFSIKGGSGNEGL, from the coding sequence TTGAAAATAACCGAAGAAAATTTTATTGAACAGCTCAAAAAGGGGAATGAGAAAGCTCTCGAGTATGTTATTGACAATTATGCGTGGATTCTCAAGACAGTCATAAAAAAACATCTTTATCACCTTCCAAATTATTATGAGGAGTGTATGAATGATTGTCTACTAGGGATTTGGGAAAATATACGCTATTATGACCCTAAAAAGTCCAGTTTTAAAAACTGGGTAGGGGGAATTGCAAAATACAAATCACTTAACTATGTAAGGAAATATTTAAGAGACTTGGAAAATGAAAATATGGAAAATGTAACTATCCCTGCTGAAGATAATACACTAAAAAAAGTCTTATCAAATGAAATTAGCGAAGAGACCGAAAAAATGCTTAAGAGCCTGTCGAAAGAAGATAGGGAAATCTTTGTAAAGCTATACTTTGAAGATAAAAGTATAGACGAAATATCCAATGATATAAAACTTAGTAAATCCGTTATCTATAACAAGCTTTCAAGAGGCAAAAAGAGAATCCGTGAAGCTTTCAGTATAAAAGGAGGTTCCGGCAATGAGGGATTATAA
- a CDS encoding DUF4179 domain-containing protein has protein sequence MRDYKNAYELLNYTKINLEDYDREVLNDVEKQSLKKCFKKNRKQRFNFKKFGMMAAVAVLAVGLLSQTNFGRSVYAAAESKVSEIYYSIGEALGIKRNIEPYANVINQIVEHNGVEIKLTDVIIDKDELIFSTIANANTPVDWVNFDYDIFINGKRLTNYGATGSSRRIGNSETAFSHIYAVDTKGIDLEENIDVKIILHNLNYRIGESEKGIKGKWEFEFTANGSELMANSHTLPMNYSFTVGGQKYSLEEFRYNPVNQKFFGKVKGKSKDAYAIELRGHDNLGNEVTFFLTSVSGEDIVFKYENIHGDLSDEITSITLTPYAAKYPEQSGKMSNDYKQVGEEFTMFLMK, from the coding sequence ATGAGGGATTATAAAAACGCATATGAACTCTTGAATTACACCAAGATTAATCTTGAGGATTATGATAGAGAGGTTTTAAACGATGTTGAAAAACAAAGTTTAAAAAAATGTTTTAAAAAGAACAGGAAGCAAAGATTCAACTTTAAAAAATTTGGAATGATGGCTGCTGTTGCAGTTTTAGCTGTTGGGCTTTTAAGCCAGACAAATTTTGGGAGAAGCGTTTATGCAGCTGCAGAGTCGAAAGTTTCAGAGATTTATTATTCTATTGGGGAAGCGCTGGGCATTAAAAGAAACATCGAGCCTTATGCAAATGTAATTAATCAAATAGTGGAACATAATGGAGTAGAAATAAAATTAACCGATGTTATCATAGACAAAGATGAATTAATTTTTTCTACAATTGCAAATGCAAATACACCTGTAGATTGGGTTAATTTTGATTATGATATTTTTATCAACGGCAAAAGACTAACAAATTACGGTGCCACCGGTAGTTCTAGGAGGATCGGAAATTCCGAAACGGCATTTTCCCACATTTATGCTGTTGACACTAAAGGAATTGATTTAGAAGAAAACATAGACGTAAAAATTATACTCCATAATTTAAATTATCGTATCGGCGAATCTGAAAAGGGGATAAAAGGAAAATGGGAGTTTGAATTTACGGCAAATGGCAGCGAATTAATGGCAAATTCCCATACATTGCCAATGAATTACTCCTTCACTGTAGGTGGTCAAAAATATAGCTTGGAGGAATTTAGATACAACCCTGTAAATCAAAAATTTTTTGGAAAAGTAAAAGGCAAATCAAAAGATGCATATGCTATTGAATTAAGGGGCCATGACAATCTGGGAAATGAAGTTACATTTTTCCTGACCAGTGTATCCGGTGAAGATATAGTATTTAAATACGAAAACATCCACGGGGATTTATCTGATGAAATCACATCTATTACCCTGACTCCTTATGCTGCAAAATATCCTGAACAAAGTGGGAAGATGAGCAATGATTATAAACAGGTGGGTGAAGAGTTTACAATGTTTTTAATGAAATAG
- a CDS encoding response regulator transcription factor, whose product MSYCVYLVEDDKNLNLVLTSYLQKEGWQVVSFLTGNEAKQAIENPPDLWILDIMLPDIDGYHLLQEIKAVSPQVPIIFISARDADIDRVVGLELGSDDYLAKPFLPRELVIRSRNLLERIYSPNTQTRTISPYIINEASRMVKLNEEVIDLTSKEFDLLLYFVKNQGLAISREQILTNIWGTDYFGSDRVVDDLVRRLRKKMPQLCLETIYGYGYRLVKS is encoded by the coding sequence ATGTCTTACTGTGTATATTTAGTAGAAGATGATAAAAATTTAAATTTGGTATTAACTTCTTATTTGCAAAAAGAAGGATGGCAAGTAGTATCTTTTTTAACCGGCAATGAAGCTAAGCAGGCCATTGAAAATCCTCCTGACTTGTGGATACTTGATATAATGCTTCCAGATATAGACGGCTACCACCTGCTGCAGGAAATTAAAGCAGTTTCACCACAAGTGCCCATTATCTTTATTTCCGCAAGAGATGCTGATATAGACAGAGTAGTTGGCTTAGAGCTAGGCAGTGACGATTATTTGGCCAAGCCATTTCTTCCTCGGGAACTGGTCATTCGAAGCCGTAATCTTCTAGAGCGGATATATAGTCCCAACACTCAAACACGTACAATTTCTCCATATATAATTAATGAAGCAAGTAGAATGGTGAAACTGAACGAAGAAGTAATAGACCTTACTTCAAAAGAGTTTGACCTGTTGCTTTACTTCGTTAAAAATCAAGGGCTTGCAATATCCAGGGAGCAAATACTCACCAATATATGGGGGACCGACTATTTCGGCTCAGATCGCGTTGTCGATGATTTGGTTCGGCGGCTCAGAAAAAAGATGCCTCAGCTTTGTCTGGAAACCATATATGGATATGGATATCGGCTGGTGAAGTCATGA
- a CDS encoding sensor histidine kinase has product MKNLPLSLQIWLVFAVITLCISILLCILLPMTLRDFFTKEIYATIESAQVMILDRFANEISRETWESGSILNRRPPEDIRTVNHFIILKKDQVIISPGISMPLPPSDLSDVRIKHPGFMPPQELSEKILNEIKNQTKDSQRYSAQVGDRKMFYVATKGKVLGDDVYLISYMWDTYREDLVKTLFKRLSAIMGLAFILSWLPSLGLARYLTRPLVTLEKRVEKLADRDWQEPIKLERNDEIGRLGKSVEQLRQQLVLQDEAQQSFLQNISHELKTPVMVIQSYIQAIKDGIFPKGDLNRTLQVIEEESDRLQKLIHNLLYLTKLDYLATHKPTREIFEIDKLLKHVVERLRWHRKELDWSLKLSPIKINGDIEQWRVVLENLLDNQIRYANSKIDIDLTSENETSAMLHIYNDGPSIEPEIMETLFQKYNKGYKGKSGLGLAIVNRIVSLHGGKIRVENEKNGVSFYILVPKVT; this is encoded by the coding sequence ATGAAGAACCTCCCACTTTCTTTGCAGATTTGGCTGGTTTTTGCCGTGATTACATTATGCATTTCCATATTATTATGTATTCTGCTGCCCATGACTCTGCGAGATTTTTTTACTAAAGAAATTTATGCAACCATTGAAAGTGCTCAAGTGATGATACTGGATCGCTTTGCCAATGAAATTAGCCGGGAGACATGGGAATCTGGCAGTATATTAAATAGGCGTCCGCCTGAGGATATACGCACTGTAAACCATTTTATAATATTAAAGAAGGATCAGGTTATTATTTCTCCTGGTATTTCTATGCCTCTACCGCCTTCAGATTTATCGGACGTCCGGATAAAACATCCCGGTTTCATGCCACCACAAGAGTTATCGGAAAAAATATTAAACGAAATAAAAAATCAAACAAAGGACAGCCAGCGTTACAGTGCTCAAGTAGGCGATAGGAAAATGTTTTATGTGGCAACAAAAGGCAAAGTTTTAGGAGATGATGTATATCTTATCTCATACATGTGGGATACCTATCGTGAGGATTTGGTAAAGACTCTTTTCAAAAGGCTTTCTGCAATAATGGGTTTGGCTTTCATACTCAGTTGGCTTCCATCGCTAGGCCTAGCCAGATACCTAACAAGGCCGCTGGTAACCCTGGAAAAACGGGTAGAGAAACTGGCCGACAGGGACTGGCAAGAGCCTATTAAATTAGAGCGAAATGACGAAATAGGCAGGTTAGGGAAGTCGGTTGAACAGCTCAGACAGCAATTAGTACTTCAGGATGAAGCCCAGCAATCTTTCTTGCAGAACATTTCCCATGAACTCAAAACCCCGGTCATGGTAATCCAAAGCTATATTCAGGCCATTAAAGACGGCATATTTCCCAAAGGCGATTTGAACCGGACATTACAAGTAATTGAGGAAGAATCAGATAGACTGCAAAAACTCATTCACAACCTACTCTACTTGACCAAACTTGATTATCTGGCTACACATAAGCCGACGCGAGAAATTTTTGAGATAGATAAACTGCTAAAGCATGTTGTAGAAAGGCTGCGCTGGCATCGGAAGGAATTGGATTGGTCGCTTAAACTATCACCGATAAAGATAAATGGTGACATTGAACAATGGAGAGTAGTCCTTGAAAATTTACTGGATAACCAGATACGCTATGCCAACAGTAAGATTGATATTGATTTAACGTCCGAGAACGAAACTTCAGCTATGCTTCACATATATAATGATGGACCTAGCATAGAGCCTGAAATCATGGAAACTCTCTTTCAAAAATACAACAAAGGATATAAGGGCAAATCAGGTCTTGGCCTTGCTATTGTAAACCGCATAGTATCCCTGCATGGCGGTAAAATCAGAGTTGAAAATGAAAAAAATGGTGTTTCATTTTATATCTTAGTACCCAAAGTGACATAG
- the cysK gene encoding cysteine synthase A gives MYNTKDKITNSILELIGMTPVLKLNRLSPETGATIVAKVESFNPGGSIKDRIALHMVNDAEEMGLLKPGSAVVEPTSGNTGIGLAMVCAVKGYRLILVMPASMSVERRKLLKAYGAEFVLTPPEEGMDGAIKKAEELAKSYGYFMPMQFDNPVNPFTHETTTAIEILRQTGYRLDAFVATVGTGGTFTGISKKLKAEVPHLKTVAVEPAASAVLSGAAPGPHKIQGIGAGFIPKVLDMNLIDEIIAVADEDAYEMTRKLSTKEGILAGISSGAAVWAAQKVAKDLGPSKIVVTILPDTGERYLSTKGLFPEA, from the coding sequence ATGTATAACACAAAAGATAAAATCACCAACTCTATTCTAGAACTTATCGGAATGACTCCTGTGTTAAAATTAAACAGGCTCTCACCTGAAACAGGGGCAACTATAGTGGCAAAGGTTGAATCGTTTAATCCGGGCGGCAGTATAAAAGATCGCATTGCCTTACATATGGTAAATGATGCCGAAGAGATGGGGCTGCTCAAACCCGGTTCGGCGGTTGTAGAGCCTACCAGCGGAAATACCGGAATAGGTCTTGCCATGGTATGTGCTGTTAAAGGATATCGACTTATTTTAGTTATGCCGGCATCTATGAGCGTTGAGCGGAGAAAACTTTTAAAGGCTTATGGAGCAGAATTTGTATTGACGCCACCTGAAGAAGGCATGGATGGTGCAATAAAAAAGGCTGAAGAGCTCGCAAAATCTTACGGTTATTTTATGCCAATGCAGTTTGATAATCCTGTCAATCCTTTTACACACGAAACTACTACAGCAATCGAAATATTAAGACAAACCGGCTACAGGTTAGATGCATTTGTAGCAACAGTAGGTACCGGCGGCACTTTTACAGGAATTTCAAAAAAACTAAAAGCCGAAGTACCGCATTTAAAGACAGTCGCCGTGGAGCCGGCAGCTTCTGCTGTTTTATCAGGGGCAGCACCTGGGCCTCATAAGATTCAAGGTATTGGTGCCGGCTTTATCCCAAAGGTTTTAGATATGAATTTAATTGATGAAATTATCGCAGTTGCGGATGAAGATGCCTATGAAATGACACGCAAGCTTTCAACCAAAGAAGGAATCCTTGCCGGTATCTCATCGGGTGCTGCAGTCTGGGCAGCTCAGAAAGTCGCAAAAGACTTGGGGCCTAGTAAGATAGTAGTAACTATACTTCCTGATACCGGAGAGCGGTATTTAAGCACAAAAGGCCTTTTCCCCGAAGCTTAA
- the hutH gene encoding histidine ammonia-lyase: MTILIIDGEHLTLEDIIEVAVKKGSVELALESKEKVETSRKYVEKIIRNNDVVYGVTTGFGKFCNVNISSQDTRDLQVNLIRSHSAGVGEYLPEDAVRAMMLLRANALAKGYSGIRYSTLQTLIDMLNKGVIPQVPSQGSLGASGDLVPLAHMVLVMIGEGEATYKGKVMSGKEAMQLAGIMPVTLEAKEGLALINGTQAMTAIGSLALAEAINLSRIADISAALTFEALNGVIDAFDENVNLVRPHKGQIECARNMRKLLEGSQFVTHQGNPKVQDAYTLRCIPQVHGAVRDALEHIKEIVEIEMNSATDNPLIFPESDVVISGGNFHGEPIAINMDYMGVAVSELASIAERRIERLVNPSLNEGLPAFLVDNGGLNSGLMIAQYTAASLVSENKTLVTPASVDSIPSSANQEDHVSMGTIAARKARKIVENTRNVLAIELLCAAQAIDLRLKSKNNQRLGKGTKLMYDFIREKVMQLQKDRVLSNDIKNLAELIKRGKLIEKVEKERGNLVN, translated from the coding sequence GTGACAATATTGATAATTGACGGAGAGCATTTAACATTGGAAGATATTATAGAGGTAGCAGTAAAAAAAGGATCAGTCGAATTGGCTTTAGAATCGAAAGAGAAAGTTGAAACATCCAGAAAATACGTTGAAAAAATTATTCGAAATAATGATGTCGTATACGGTGTAACTACCGGTTTTGGAAAGTTTTGCAATGTGAATATTTCATCTCAAGATACTCGAGATCTGCAGGTGAATTTGATTAGAAGCCATTCGGCAGGTGTTGGCGAGTATCTTCCAGAAGATGCTGTAAGAGCAATGATGCTGCTTAGGGCAAATGCACTTGCTAAGGGCTATTCAGGTATAAGGTATTCCACACTTCAAACCCTTATTGATATGCTAAACAAAGGAGTAATACCGCAAGTTCCATCCCAAGGGTCTTTAGGAGCCAGTGGGGACTTGGTTCCTCTTGCACATATGGTTCTTGTTATGATAGGCGAGGGAGAGGCTACGTATAAGGGAAAAGTTATGTCAGGCAAAGAAGCTATGCAACTGGCAGGAATAATGCCTGTAACACTTGAAGCAAAGGAAGGGCTTGCCCTCATAAATGGTACACAAGCGATGACAGCCATAGGAAGCCTAGCTCTTGCCGAAGCAATAAATTTGTCAAGAATCGCTGATATATCTGCGGCACTGACTTTTGAAGCCTTAAATGGTGTTATAGATGCCTTTGACGAAAATGTTAATTTAGTAAGGCCTCACAAGGGGCAGATAGAATGTGCAAGAAACATGAGAAAACTTTTAGAAGGAAGCCAATTTGTAACACATCAAGGTAATCCAAAGGTGCAAGATGCGTATACATTAAGATGTATTCCTCAGGTGCATGGTGCCGTAAGAGACGCATTAGAACATATTAAAGAGATAGTTGAAATTGAAATGAATTCGGCAACAGATAATCCCTTAATTTTCCCTGAAAGCGATGTCGTTATTTCCGGCGGCAACTTCCACGGGGAGCCCATAGCTATAAACATGGATTATATGGGGGTAGCAGTTTCAGAGCTGGCAAGCATTGCTGAACGCCGGATTGAGCGCCTTGTAAATCCTAGCCTAAACGAGGGCCTGCCTGCATTCTTAGTAGACAATGGCGGCTTAAATTCGGGCCTTATGATAGCTCAATATACTGCAGCATCACTGGTATCGGAAAATAAAACCCTTGTAACTCCCGCCAGCGTAGATTCCATACCGTCTTCAGCAAACCAGGAAGACCATGTAAGCATGGGGACAATTGCAGCAAGAAAAGCAAGAAAAATCGTAGAGAATACGAGAAATGTTCTAGCAATTGAGCTTTTATGTGCTGCCCAGGCAATAGATTTGCGACTAAAATCTAAAAATAATCAAAGACTTGGTAAAGGCACTAAGCTTATGTATGACTTTATACGAGAAAAAGTAATGCAACTACAAAAAGATCGAGTATTAAGTAATGACATAAAAAATTTAGCTGAACTAATAAAAAGAGGGAAGTTGATAGAGAAAGTTGAAAAAGAAAGAGGGAATTTAGTTAATTAA
- a CDS encoding sodium:solute symporter family protein, giving the protein MILLIVIIYMAIMLGIGWWVGKHYIQGMTDFLLAGRRLGVWMCAATLAATHFGGGMVMGGSEYGYNYGWSGAWYGVSCGIGILLLAFTTAGKFRELSYYTVPDYLEQRYGGKTIRILGALLSLIALIGILAAMVLSAKGALEILGITGNAGAIIATLVFIVYTTFGGLWAATITDTVQLIIATFGVVLAAVLVLTKTGGMANLSAMLIAKGVEPSYFSFGGLGTSSIMWLLLPTIMYTLIGQDFYQRLFAAKDGNVAKTASIIGGVLLVIISFFPTIIGMGARALSDLDSGGNSFPWVVQNLMNPVIGGIVLAAILSAIMSTADSLLTAATSHIVKDFWIETFQMDEIKDEKKLLNISRNFTFIIGILGLLIALIMPGIIDALIYSYTMYSAGVFIPVIGGVLWESATREGALASLIIGSIVALWGILTNANVFGAPAEIYAALVSLVVFVAVSLATQNRKTDGV; this is encoded by the coding sequence ATGATCTTATTAATAGTGATTATTTACATGGCAATAATGTTAGGAATTGGTTGGTGGGTTGGAAAACATTATATTCAGGGGATGACTGACTTTTTATTGGCTGGTCGAAGGCTTGGGGTTTGGATGTGTGCCGCAACCCTTGCTGCAACGCATTTCGGCGGTGGAATGGTTATGGGAGGTAGTGAATATGGCTACAATTACGGCTGGTCCGGAGCGTGGTACGGTGTATCCTGCGGTATAGGTATACTCCTTTTGGCTTTTACCACTGCGGGCAAGTTTAGAGAGTTGTCATACTATACCGTACCGGACTATCTTGAACAACGGTATGGGGGGAAGACTATCAGAATATTAGGTGCGTTACTTTCCCTTATAGCACTAATAGGAATCTTAGCTGCTATGGTGCTTTCTGCAAAAGGAGCACTAGAGATATTGGGAATAACCGGCAACGCAGGGGCAATTATTGCCACATTGGTTTTTATTGTGTATACCACCTTCGGCGGGCTGTGGGCAGCAACAATAACCGATACCGTTCAATTAATAATAGCAACATTTGGAGTTGTATTAGCAGCTGTTCTAGTACTGACTAAAACCGGAGGAATGGCTAATCTTTCTGCCATGTTAATTGCAAAGGGAGTAGAGCCAAGTTACTTTAGCTTCGGGGGTCTTGGCACATCAAGCATAATGTGGTTATTACTTCCAACTATAATGTATACCCTTATTGGTCAAGATTTTTATCAAAGGTTGTTTGCAGCAAAAGATGGAAATGTAGCCAAAACTGCATCAATAATTGGTGGTGTTTTACTGGTAATAATTAGTTTTTTTCCGACAATTATTGGTATGGGAGCTAGAGCGTTATCAGATTTGGACAGTGGAGGAAATTCCTTTCCATGGGTAGTGCAAAATCTTATGAATCCTGTAATAGGTGGAATAGTTCTAGCGGCAATACTATCAGCCATAATGTCAACGGCGGATTCCCTCTTGACGGCAGCTACATCTCATATAGTAAAAGACTTTTGGATAGAAACATTTCAAATGGATGAAATAAAAGACGAAAAGAAATTACTTAACATATCCAGAAATTTTACATTTATAATCGGGATATTAGGTCTTTTAATAGCACTGATAATGCCGGGAATAATAGATGCACTTATTTACTCATATACAATGTATAGTGCAGGGGTGTTTATACCGGTTATAGGCGGAGTTTTATGGGAATCTGCAACAAGAGAGGGAGCACTGGCATCACTAATCATTGGTTCTATTGTTGCCTTATGGGGCATACTGACAAATGCGAATGTCTTTGGTGCACCTGCGGAAATATATGCAGCTTTGGTATCATTGGTAGTATTTGTAGCAGTATCACTGGCTACACAGAATAGAAAAACGGATGGAGTGTAA
- a CDS encoding urocanate hydratase has product MLNNCDVSKAMKIKLDDELPEMPKFVEGIRRAPSRGFNLTKEQTKTALKNALRYIPEQYHEKLAPEFLDELLTHGRIYGYRYRPEGRIYGRPIDEYKGKCLAGKAFQVMIENNLDFEVALYPYELVTYGETGSVCQNWMQYRLIKKYLEVMTEDQTLVVMSGHPLGLFPSKPEAPRVIITNALMVGMFDNHDDWEIAEEMGVANYGQMTAGGWMYIGPQGIVHGTFNTLLNAGRLKLGISHDEDLKGYLFVSSGLGGMSGAQPKAVEIAEGVGIIAEVDYSRIKTRYDQGWVKKVSSDLKEVFAIANEYMKKKEPMSIAYHGNIVDLLEYAVKNNIHIDLLSDQTSCHAAYDGGYCPQGLTFEERTKLLATDREKFKQLVDKSLGRHFELIKTLVDRGTYFFDYGNSFMKAVFDAGVKEISKNGKDEKDGFIFPSYVEDIMGPELFDYGYGPFRWVCLSGKEEDLRKTDRAAMECIDPNRRGQDRDNYIWIRDAEKNKLVVGTQARILYQDAEGRMKIALKFNDMVRKGEIGPVMLGRDHHDVSGTDSPFRETANIKDGSNVMADMATQCFAGNAARGMSLVALHNGGGVGISKAINGGFGLLLDGSKKTDDIIKSALLWDVMCGVARRSWARNQNSIETGVEFNKNYDSLGHITLPYIPKQELIDEVVDKNFIRRNYLESNR; this is encoded by the coding sequence ATGCTTAACAATTGTGATGTTTCAAAGGCAATGAAAATAAAGCTGGATGATGAATTGCCGGAAATGCCGAAATTTGTGGAAGGCATTAGGAGAGCCCCTAGCCGGGGGTTTAATCTGACAAAGGAACAGACTAAAACTGCACTAAAGAATGCTCTAAGGTATATACCGGAGCAGTATCATGAAAAACTTGCACCTGAGTTTTTAGATGAGCTTTTAACCCATGGCAGAATTTATGGCTATCGCTATAGGCCGGAGGGAAGGATATATGGAAGGCCTATTGATGAATATAAGGGCAAATGTCTTGCCGGAAAAGCCTTTCAAGTTATGATAGAAAACAACCTCGATTTTGAGGTAGCACTTTATCCTTATGAGCTTGTAACATATGGCGAAACCGGCAGCGTATGCCAGAATTGGATGCAGTATAGATTAATTAAAAAATACCTTGAGGTTATGACTGAGGATCAGACACTTGTAGTTATGTCAGGACATCCCCTCGGCCTTTTTCCCTCAAAGCCGGAAGCTCCAAGAGTAATTATAACAAATGCCTTAATGGTAGGCATGTTTGACAACCATGATGACTGGGAAATTGCCGAAGAGATGGGAGTTGCCAATTATGGCCAGATGACAGCAGGAGGCTGGATGTACATCGGGCCCCAGGGGATAGTTCACGGAACCTTCAATACACTATTAAATGCCGGTAGATTAAAACTTGGTATTTCCCATGACGAAGACCTGAAAGGCTATCTATTTGTTTCATCAGGTCTTGGCGGAATGAGTGGAGCACAACCCAAGGCAGTAGAGATTGCAGAAGGAGTCGGAATCATAGCCGAGGTCGACTATTCCCGTATTAAGACGCGCTACGACCAGGGGTGGGTGAAAAAAGTATCATCAGATTTAAAAGAGGTATTTGCTATTGCTAATGAATATATGAAAAAGAAAGAACCTATGTCTATCGCTTATCACGGCAACATAGTTGATTTGCTGGAATATGCAGTAAAAAATAACATTCATATTGACCTATTATCAGACCAAACCTCATGCCATGCAGCATATGACGGCGGATATTGTCCGCAAGGTCTAACTTTTGAGGAGCGCACCAAGCTTCTTGCAACGGATAGAGAAAAATTTAAACAGCTTGTTGATAAAAGTTTGGGAAGGCATTTTGAACTTATAAAAACCTTGGTGGATCGCGGCACTTACTTCTTTGATTATGGAAATTCATTTATGAAGGCAGTGTTCGATGCAGGCGTAAAAGAAATATCAAAAAATGGCAAAGATGAGAAAGATGGCTTCATATTCCCCTCCTATGTTGAAGATATAATGGGGCCAGAGCTTTTTGACTATGGTTACGGACCCTTCCGCTGGGTTTGCCTAAGCGGCAAGGAAGAGGATTTAAGAAAAACAGATAGAGCAGCTATGGAATGCATTGACCCAAACCGCCGAGGTCAAGATAGGGACAACTATATCTGGATTCGCGATGCCGAAAAGAATAAACTGGTAGTAGGCACCCAAGCAAGGATACTCTATCAGGATGCTGAAGGGAGAATGAAAATAGCCCTTAAATTCAATGATATGGTAAGAAAAGGAGAAATCGGGCCTGTGATGCTTGGACGAGACCATCACGATGTGAGCGGAACCGATTCACCCTTTAGAGAAACAGCTAATATAAAAGACGGCAGCAATGTAATGGCGGACATGGCTACACAGTGCTTTGCCGGCAATGCCGCAAGGGGCATGAGCCTTGTAGCCCTTCACAACGGCGGAGGCGTAGGCATAAGCAAAGCCATAAATGGGGGCTTCGGACTGCTGCTAGATGGAAGCAAAAAGACCGATGATATTATAAAGTCTGCCCTATTATGGGATGTAATGTGCGGCGTTGCAAGACGCTCCTGGGCACGAAATCAAAACTCTATTGAAACAGGTGTAGAGTTTAATAAAAATTACGATAGCCTTGGCCATATCACACTTCCTTATATACCAAAGCAAGAACTAATCGATGAAGTAGTAGATAAAAACTTTATAAGGAGGAACTACCTTGAATCCAATCGTTGA